The following nucleotide sequence is from Phycisphaerales bacterium.
GAGCATCCCGTCAGCGGCATCGACCTGCTGGCAAAGGTGAACCTCAACGTGCGGATCGAACTGGGCCGCACGCGCATGCTCGTCGAAGATGTGCTGCGCCTCAACCAGGGGAGCGTCGTCGAACTCGACAAACTCGCGGGCGACCCGGTGGATGTCTACGTCAACGACCGCCACGTGGCCTGCGGTGAAGTGCTCGTGCTCAACGACACCTTCTGCGTTCGCATCAGCGAGATCTTCTCGCGCGGCGACGAAGGTGGTGACAACTGAACCCCAGCGCCGGTCCAGATGGATCGGTGCGACACGTCTTCAACCGTCCGGCGGAGCCGGGCCGCGATCCATGATCGCACAGCGCCAGGATGGCGAACCATGAACCGACCACCCCACTGCCTTCGTCTGCTGCTCGGCCTTGTGGTCGGCCTGAGCGCGC
It contains:
- the fliN gene encoding flagellar motor switch protein FliN is translated as MNHNRFITRHPDPPEQPGGEPHSPDPQGAPDPQEALESAREAVEEISQEATAATTDQSTLELPEFAGYDAEHPVSGIDLLAKVNLNVRIELGRTRMLVEDVLRLNQGSVVELDKLAGDPVDVYVNDRHVACGEVLVLNDTFCVRISEIFSRGDEGGDN